In the Topomyia yanbarensis strain Yona2022 chromosome 3, ASM3024719v1, whole genome shotgun sequence genome, one interval contains:
- the LOC131690371 gene encoding odorant receptor 94b-like codes for MGPISKISNILQATTPSYQETFDVFRMFMEICGLNFFDDNFAVGFINFTRFVVPPVSGLFSVVACIIHLIRYMGDVDSTILSLAAFFSACEVIVKICGMAYKRSKGLKLMSTVLDDRSYEDGPTEKAAFLKYHTLARTLMYITIVSYPFTALMLLSYPAVARKLNEYMLPVGYSIPFISHKQQPWYAINYCIIFVQMTWCALAFVGIDGPFYIYVCYSTCKLEILKSYIGKIGESENIKEQRNLLRKIIRIHTDVLKFSRDCSDFYQEIYLTQVLFSIAHICVSLFHIQLVLINSSYGMLLTNVAKMWIFCYCGELVVTKSNEVSEAMYNNQWYALWHKQDLKAVQFMLANAQRTVGFSIGGFGILSYTTFTEIMKTAYSCNAFLHNMMN; via the exons ATGGGACCCATTTCGAAAATCTCTAACATACTGCAAGCAACAACACCTAGCTACCAGGAAACGTTTGATGTTTTTCGCATGTTCATGGAGATTTGCGGTTTAAATTTTTTCGACGATAATTTTGCGGTAGGCTTTATAAACTTCACCAGGTTTGTGGTACCGCCGGTAAGCGGATTGTTCAGCGTAGTCGCATGcatcattcatttgattcgatACATGGGGGACGTAGATTCGACCATTCTAAGCCTTGCAGCGTTTTTCTCTGCATGTGAAGTGATTGTTAAGATTTGTGGAATGGCATACAAACGTTCAAAAGGACTCAAGCTGATGTCTACCGTTCTGGACGATAGAAGCTACGAGGATGGACCTACTGAAAAAGCTGCTTTCCTCAAGTATCACACGTTGGCAAG GACTCTGATGTACATTACGATTGTGTCTTATCCATTCACGGCGCTTATGTTACTGTCGTATCCGGCTGTTGCAAGAAAGCTGAACGAGTACATGCTTCCAGTAGGGTACTCGATTCCGTTCATCAGCCATAAGCAGCAGCCCTGGTATGCGATCAATTACTGTATCATATTCGTTCAGATGACTTGGTGTGCACTGGCTTTTGTGGGAATTGATGGTCCCTTCTATATCTACGTTTGCTACTCAACCTGTAAGCTAGAGATTCTCAAGAGCTACATTGGAAAGATCGGCGAATCCGAGAATATTAAAGAGCAACGGAATTTATTAAGAAAAATCATTAGGATTCATACCGATGTGCTGAA GTTTTCGAGAGATTGCTCCGATTTCTACCAGGAAATTTATTTAACTCAAGTTCTATTTTCAATCGCTCATATTTGCGTGTCACTTTTTCATATTCAACTG gtACTCATAAACAGTTCCTATGGAATGTTACTGACAAACGTGGCCAAAATGTGGATTTTCTGCTACTGTGGTGAACTAGTTGTTACCAAGTCCAACGAGGTATCAGAGGCTATGTACAACAATCAATGGTACGCACTTTGGCACAAACAGGATCTCAAGGCCGTTCAGTTTATGCTCGCCAATGCGCAACGTACTGTTGGATTTTCGATTGGAGGATTTGGCATTTTATCGTACACAACGTTCACTGAG ATCATGAAAACTGCATACAGCTGCAATGCGTTCCTACACAATATGATGAATTAA